In a single window of the Etheostoma spectabile isolate EspeVRDwgs_2016 chromosome 3, UIUC_Espe_1.0, whole genome shotgun sequence genome:
- the zgc:162730 gene encoding mRNA decay activator protein ZFP36 produces MSEMLDNIFTKNFRNLALDRNLALDDALVPKQSQLNGPGQSRLNRSASFFSTPSPPASSSHSLSTEHVNNNDNGSPFWSSNIWSQGPVSKPKPLSFRPDRSMSLTESCSSSLISSFGQLKNLEAFPSATTVAPPPGFPPSSSLQAQVPQMVAPNRYKTELCRGFQETGSCKYGSKCQFAHGEAELRGLFRHPKYKTEPCRTFYNFGYCPYGSRCHFVHEDRISGAPLSSAKFQNQLQPTPSGQNPRHQLRQSVSFAGFLGSSRSSPPPSFPSSFNDPNLGFSRAPSVSPPPAEILSPVFGDSLQREAAAFQFSKHQTRASTGDIHNIPLIREPKSRCVCGHGNNFNISRVPASVEDGHQQDSSMLIPGPGGHGGFIKPAGLQRFSSEDSLEDSYSSSSGGSSGTESPTFDAATKRLTVFERLSLSD; encoded by the exons ATGTCCGAAATGCTTGACAACATCTTCACGAAG AACTTTAGGAACCTGGCCCTCGATAGGAACCTGGCCCTGGATGATGCCTTGGTCCCGAAACAGTCTCAACTCAATGGCCCGGGGCAGAGTCGGCTGAACCGGTCAGCCTCCTTTTTCtctaccccctccccccctgccTCCTCGAGCCACAGCTTGAGCACCGAGCACGTTAACAATAACGACAACGGCAGCCCTTTCTGGTCATCCAACATTTGGAGCCAGGGCCCTGTCTCCAAACCGAAACCGCTCTCCTTCAGGCCCGACCGCTCCATGAGCCTGACCGAGTCATGCAGCAGCAGCCTGATCTCCTCCTTTGGACAGCTCAAGAACCTGGAGGCTTTCCCCTCTGCTACTACTGTGGCTCCACCGCCTggcttccctccctcttcttccCTCCAAGCCCAGGTTCCACAAATGGTGGCCCCTAATCGTTACAAGACAGAGCTGTGCCGTGGCTTCCAGGAGACCGGCAGCTGCAAGTACGGCAGTAAGTGCCAGTTTGCCCATGGCGAGGCAGAGCTGCGTGGACTGTTCCGCCACCCCAAATACAAGACTGAGCCCTGCAGAACCTTCTACAACTTTGGCTACTGTCCGTATGGCTCACGCTGCCACTTTGTCCATGAGGACAGAATTAGTGGAGCGCCGTTATCATCGGCCAAATTCCAGAATCAGCTGCAACCGACTCCCAGCGGTCAGAATCCACGCCACCAGTTGCGCCAGAGTGTCAGCTTTGCCGGGTTCCTGGGGTCTTCACGCAGCTCACCTCCTCCATCATTCCCTTCATCCTTCAATGATCCTAACTTGGGCTTCAGCCGTGCTCCCTCGGTTTCCCCACCTCCCGCTGAAATCCTCTCCCCAGTGTTTGGAGACTCCCTGCAGCGTGAGGCAGCAGCATTCCAGTTTAGCAAGCATCAGACCCGTGCCAGCACCGGAGACATCCACAACATTCCTCTCATCCGAGAGCCAAAGTCacgctgtgtgtgtggccaTGGAAATAACTTTAACATCAGCAGAGTCCCTGCCAGCGTGGAGGACGGGCACCAGCAAGATAGCAGCATGCTGATTCCTGGTCCTGGAGGCCACGGAGGATTCATAAAGCCTGCTGGACTCCAGCGTTTCTCCTCCGAGGACTCCCTGGAGGACagctacagcagcagcagcggagGTTCCAGTGGAACCGAGTCTCCAACATTCGATGCGGCCACCAAGAGGCTCACTGTGTTCGAACGCCTTTCCCTGTCCGACTAA